A single Dreissena polymorpha isolate Duluth1 chromosome 14, UMN_Dpol_1.0, whole genome shotgun sequence DNA region contains:
- the LOC127857716 gene encoding homeodomain-only protein-like, giving the protein MFTGNIRAQLTPGHKLPKLNVDQMTSLEENFKQNRNPNDFELSLISAEVGLSEQDVRVWYQHRLAVWRQRQGLPANSGYVNE; this is encoded by the exons ATGTTTACGGGCAACATCCGCGCGCAGTTGACGCCGGGCCACAAACTGCCGAAGCTGAACGTCGACCAGATGACGAGTCTGGAggaaaactttaaacaaaacagAAATCCAAACGACTTCGAACTTTCCCTGATTTCGGCAGAAGTCGGTTTATCGGAGCAGGATGTGcgg GTGTGGTACCAGCATCGTCTAGCCGTCTGGCGGCAGCGACAGGGACTTCCGGCAAACAGCGGATACGTCAATGAATAA